One part of the Streptomyces nigra genome encodes these proteins:
- a CDS encoding MarP family serine protease, whose amino-acid sequence MNVLDILLLVAAVWFAIVGYRQGFVVGILSVIGFLGGGLVAVYLLPVIWDALTDNAEVSTTAAVVAVVVVIVCASIGQALTTHLGNKLRRYITWSPARALDATGGALVNVVAMLLVAWLIGSALAGTTLPTVGKEVRSSKVLLGVSRALPAEADTWFADFSSVLAQNGFPQVFSPFSNEPITEVQPPDPALAKSPVATRAQRSIVKVMGTATSCGKVLEGTGFVFAERRVMTNAHVVGGVDEPTVQIGGEGKRYDATVVLYDWKRDIAVLDVPKLDAPALQFTADDAESGDGAIIAGFPENGAYDVRAARVRGRLPANGPDIYHRGTVSRDVYSLYTTVRQGNSGGPLLTPEGKVYGVVFAKSLDDADTGYALTADEIREDIAKGRAADQQVDSDSCAL is encoded by the coding sequence GTGAACGTGCTGGACATCCTGTTGCTGGTCGCCGCTGTCTGGTTCGCGATCGTGGGTTATCGCCAGGGCTTCGTCGTCGGCATCCTGTCGGTGATCGGCTTCCTCGGGGGCGGTCTTGTGGCCGTGTACCTGCTTCCGGTCATCTGGGACGCCCTTACTGACAACGCCGAGGTGAGTACCACTGCGGCCGTTGTCGCTGTTGTGGTGGTGATCGTCTGTGCTTCCATCGGGCAGGCTCTGACCACTCATCTGGGCAACAAACTGCGGCGCTACATCACCTGGTCCCCGGCCCGTGCGCTGGACGCCACCGGCGGTGCCCTGGTCAACGTGGTGGCGATGCTTCTGGTGGCCTGGCTGATCGGGTCGGCTCTGGCCGGGACGACGCTGCCTACCGTCGGCAAGGAGGTCCGCAGCTCCAAGGTGCTCCTCGGGGTCTCACGGGCGCTCCCTGCCGAGGCCGACACCTGGTTCGCGGACTTCTCCTCCGTCCTCGCGCAGAACGGCTTCCCGCAGGTCTTCAGCCCGTTCTCCAACGAGCCGATCACCGAGGTGCAGCCGCCCGACCCGGCGCTCGCGAAGAGCCCCGTGGCGACCCGCGCCCAGCGCTCCATCGTCAAGGTCATGGGTACGGCGACCAGTTGCGGCAAGGTGCTGGAGGGCACCGGCTTCGTCTTCGCCGAGCGCCGCGTCATGACCAACGCCCATGTCGTCGGCGGCGTCGACGAACCCACCGTCCAGATAGGCGGCGAGGGCAAGCGGTACGACGCGACGGTCGTCCTCTACGACTGGAAGCGCGACATCGCCGTCCTGGACGTGCCCAAGCTCGACGCGCCCGCCCTGCAGTTCACGGCCGACGACGCCGAGAGCGGCGACGGCGCGATCATCGCGGGCTTCCCGGAGAACGGCGCGTACGACGTGCGGGCGGCGCGCGTCCGTGGGCGGCTGCCGGCGAACGGACCGGACATCTACCACCGCGGCACCGTGAGCCGTGACGTCTACTCCCTGTACACGACCGTGCGTCAGGGCAACTCCGGCGGCCCGCTGCTCACGCCCGAAGGCAAGGTGTACGGCGTGGTGTTCGCCAAGTCCCTCGACGACGCCGACACCGGCTACGCGCTGACCGCGGACGAGATCCGGGAGGACATCGCCAAGGGGCGTGCCGCCGACCAGCAGGTGGACAGCGACAGCTGCGCGTTGTGA
- a CDS encoding alpha/beta fold hydrolase, whose amino-acid sequence MTDPAPSAPTGSVVRLDGPWTHRDVAANGARFHIAEMGDGPLVMLLHGFPQFWWAWRHQLVALADAGFRAVAMDLRGVGGSDRTPRGYDPANLALDITGVVRSLGEPDAALVGHDLGGYLAWTAAVMRPKLVRRLAVASMPHPRRWRSAMLSDVKQTSASSYIWGFQRPWIPERQLTADDGALVGRLMRDWSGPRLPDDEAVETYRQAICIPSTAHCSIEPYRWMVRSLARPDGIQFNRRMKRPVRVPTLHLHGSLDPVMRTRSAAGSGEYVEAPYRWRLFDGLGHFPHEEDPVAFSTELINWLKDPEPDR is encoded by the coding sequence ATGACGGATCCCGCCCCTTCGGCACCCACCGGTTCGGTCGTACGGCTCGACGGCCCCTGGACCCACCGGGACGTCGCGGCGAACGGCGCGCGTTTCCACATCGCCGAGATGGGCGACGGCCCCCTGGTCATGCTGCTGCACGGCTTCCCGCAGTTCTGGTGGGCGTGGCGGCACCAGCTCGTCGCGCTCGCCGACGCGGGCTTCCGCGCCGTCGCGATGGACCTGCGGGGCGTGGGCGGCAGCGACCGTACGCCGCGCGGCTACGACCCGGCCAACCTCGCCCTCGACATCACCGGCGTGGTCCGCTCGCTCGGCGAGCCCGACGCCGCCCTGGTCGGCCACGACCTGGGCGGATATCTGGCCTGGACGGCGGCCGTTATGCGTCCCAAGCTGGTGCGCCGGCTCGCGGTCGCGTCCATGCCGCACCCCCGGCGCTGGCGTTCGGCGATGCTCTCGGACGTGAAGCAGACCAGCGCGAGCTCCTACATCTGGGGCTTCCAGCGGCCGTGGATCCCCGAGCGGCAGCTGACCGCCGACGACGGCGCACTGGTCGGCCGGCTGATGCGCGACTGGTCGGGCCCGCGCCTGCCGGACGACGAGGCGGTGGAGACGTACCGCCAGGCGATCTGCATCCCGTCGACGGCGCACTGCTCGATCGAGCCGTACCGCTGGATGGTGCGCTCGCTGGCCCGGCCCGACGGCATCCAGTTCAACCGCCGGATGAAGCGCCCCGTCCGGGTGCCCACGCTCCATCTGCACGGCTCCCTCGACCCGGTGATGCGCACGCGCAGCGCGGCCGGTTCGGGCGAGTACGTCGAAGCCCCGTACCGCTGGCGCCTGTTCGACGGTCTCGGGCACTTCCCGCACGAGGAGGACCCGGTCGCCTTCTCCACCGAACTCATCAACTGGCTGAAGGATCCCGAGCCCGACCGGTGA
- a CDS encoding phage holin family protein, translating to MSAPDGSPVGAERSIGQLFASATTELSALVHDEIALAKAQLKQDVKRGATSGGAFSLAGAVLVFSLPMLNFALAYGIRTWSDWNLAICFLLSFAANVLVAVVLALIGVVFAKKAKKSKSPQKVASSMKETAGVLQNAKPHPRPVPVAELEDRAPAAIEAVARSSS from the coding sequence ATGAGCGCACCCGACGGCAGCCCGGTCGGCGCCGAACGCAGCATCGGCCAGCTGTTCGCCTCGGCGACGACCGAATTGTCGGCGCTGGTGCATGACGAGATCGCGCTGGCCAAGGCGCAGCTCAAGCAGGACGTGAAGCGCGGCGCGACGAGCGGCGGGGCGTTCTCGCTCGCCGGCGCGGTGCTGGTGTTCTCGCTGCCGATGCTGAACTTCGCGCTGGCGTACGGCATCAGGACCTGGAGCGACTGGAACCTGGCGATCTGCTTCCTGCTGTCCTTCGCCGCCAACGTCCTCGTCGCGGTCGTCCTCGCGCTGATCGGCGTCGTCTTCGCGAAGAAGGCCAAGAAGAGCAAGAGCCCGCAGAAGGTCGCGTCGTCGATGAAGGAGACGGCGGGCGTCCTGCAGAACGCCAAGCCGCACCCCCGTCCGGTTCCCGTGGCCGAGCTGGAGGACCGGGCACCCGCCGCCATCGAGGCTGTGGCACGCTCGTCGTCATGA